ATATTCTGAAAGGCATCTCTTGTTTACAATGTGCTGTACCTGACatgcttctttttctttcctaaCCTTTCGATTCCCTCAACATCCAGGATTCCATGGGCTTGCTGTTCTTGCCTTTCACTCTTTGAGGAATGCattggccctgaattctcactgtactaTTGTACTACTGTACACTGGCTTTCCAAAACTGGACTCACCTacaagtagctgctcccagtcaatgtttgacaGATCCTGTCTGATgatattaaaattggccttccccaatttagacatttcACTTCTGCACTGTCCTTATCACTTTCCACTTGACTTTGTAACATACAATGCAATGGTCTCTATCCCCAAATTACTCACCCACTGAGCTATTTTAGCCACTTGACCAGCTTCACTCCCTAGCATAGGGTCTAGCACTGTTCATCTCCAGTAGGATTATCAAAGTACTGGCACCAAAAGAAATGACCTgggtgaattttttaaaaatccactgcTTTTCCCTGTGAGGTTATTGCCCCCCAGGCAATATCCAATGTGCCATATCTGTTTGAGAGGGGGGTAGCCATAACAGTCTCCTGCACAAGGGATGACTACTTGTTTTTCTGGTAGTCACCTAACAGGCCTGTGTAGGCCTGACTTGTGGTTTTGAGAAACTCACTGAACATCTTATTAAAGACATGATCACCCTCATGGATATTCCACAGTGAGTCTATCCTCAGCTTCAGCTGTTCCATGCAGGCATTGCAACTGAAGACACTCCTTGCATACATGGTCACCGTGGACACTGGAACTTTCCTTGATTTCCCACAGATTGCAGGAGGAATATTCCAAGAGGCCAACTTTTCCTGCTATTGTGATCCTTactaatgacaaaaaaaaactcaaaaccaTTACTCAATGTTATCCACAACTCACCAATTCAGATTTCTCATTGCCTATTTCTTTCCCTATGCCTAAAAAAAACTATAAACCATAACAAAAAGAACTATAAACATTGTCTCTTTCCTGGTACTACTCTCTCGGTCCCTCAGCCTGTTTCCTAAGCAGCCAAAACCCTTGCCCTGCATCACTCTTTGAATGCTGACAttgcctctggagttcagcttttCTGCTGCTGCTTGGTTTGGGCCTCATCCCTCAGgtttttatttggaagctctgcTGCCACTGTTCACCAGGCTCTTGTCTGAGCATTCTTTTTCAAATGTTGAGTCCTCAACCACCctcaaggcaaaaaaaaattactctcAACTCCTCACTAATCTTTCcatcaattactttaaatctctgcTCCCTAGTTATTGATCTCCCTGGTCAGGGAAATAAGATTGAAATACTCCCATCAGTTGCCTCTGCCatttccctcccttccactcACCCGTCTGAACAAGTGTCCattaatagaatagaatagaatagaatagaatagaatagaatagaatagaagaatacagcgcagtactggcaggccctttggccctcgatgttgcgccgatccaagcccacctaacctacactagcccactatcctccatatgcctatccaatgcccgcttaaatgcccataaagagggagagtccaccactgctactggcagggcattccatgaactcacgactcgctgagtaaagaacctacccataactgtcctatacctaccacccccccttaatttaaagctatgcccactcataatagctgactccatatgtggaaaaaggttctcatggtcaaccctaactAAACccccgcactatttacttgggtggcaactttcagagatctgtgtacatggacaccaagatccctctgctcatccacactaccaagtatccgaccattagcccagtaccccatctttttgttattcttcccaaagtgaatcacctcgcacttagctacattgtattccatctgccacctttctgcccagctctgcagcttctctatatcctgctgtaacctgccacatgcttcctcactgtcaacaactcctccgactttcgtgtcatccgcaaacttgctcacccaaccttctaacccctcttccaggtcatttataaaaatgacaaacagcaatggtcccaaaacagatccttgcggaacaccgctagtgacggcactccatgaagaaactttgccatcaactactaccctctgtcttcttccatccagctaattcctaatccaaacctccaactcccctcaatgccatatctccgtattttctgcagtagcctaccatggggaaccttatcaaacgccttactaaaatccatatataccacatctaccgctttcccctcatcaacctccttcgtcaccttttcaaagaattcaataaggtttgtgaggcacgacttgcccttcacaaaaccatgctgactatccttgatcacattattcctatccagatgtgcataaatcctatcccttacaattctctctaagactttgcccacaacagaagtgagactcaccggcctatagttattagggctatccctactcccctttttgaacaagggaaccacatttgctatcctccagtcttctgggactactcctgtagacaaagaggacataaaaatcaaggccaatggctctgcaatctcctcccttgcttcccagagaatcctacgataaatgccatcaggcccaggggtcttatctattttcaccttttccaggatttctaacacctcttctctacatacctcaaagctatccattctacttatttgtgactcagtattcgcatcgacgacaatgccctgttcctgagtaaatactgaagaaaagtactcattcaagacttctcctatctcttcagcctccacacgcaacttcccattattatccttgactggacctattcctaccctagtcattttttattcctgacatacctatagaaagccttagggttttccctaatcctaccaactaaggacctttcatgtcccctccttgctgctcttagctctctcttcaggtctttcctggctaccttataactcttaATGCTTCCCTTGAACTTCCCTTGCCTGAAGTCACATCTTTCTCTggtttcttctttctctcccctTATGCCCTCTCTCAGCTCATCTTGTCCATGTGACCCACCTTCTGTTTCCTCAACTCTATTCTCACGAAACTGCTGATCAGCTAAAATACTCTTCATGATCCCATATTCTCTGATTTTGTACACAGTTCACTCTCTTAATATATTGTCGTGCTTTTCTGTTATCACCCCTCAGACAAAAGTCTTTGGAGTCCTCTGTCCTTGCAAACTCGTACCCCATCTCCAAACTCCCCTTACTCTCCAAAGTCAAGAACATATTGTCGCCTCAAATCCTGGAAAGGGAAGGATCAATTGAGTACTATGTGGAAAAGTGAGGAGTTGGGCAAAAAATGTCACATAAAATAAGGGACAAGAGGGCAGCTGACGCTTCCAGTCAGAGTGATGGATGTCACTCCCTCAAGGGGTCATTCTGTGAGTGTCAGTGCCTTAAAGAACAGGTTATTCCTTGAGTACAGATTCAATCCCGGAgcgcgctctctctttctctctctctcctgtacatATGCTGATCCCACCGCGCACATCATCCCTGCCTTGAATGCTCTGGGTCTTCCTCTTCTGAGCTGCTGTCAAACACATCCGAGGCTACACATCCCACATTGATGCTGTCAGTTTGAAcctctctgaggatgaagaaTGCTATTCCCACACTAGAATTCTCTGTCAAACATTTACCAGGGAAACTGAGACAGCAGCTGCAATAAGTGAGGTTTTAttcagatgggacagtgacaagtttaaatccccacctgatctgctgctcaaagtcacctccatttccccggtcagtttcccaagtttcaggaaactcatgttgctccagaaatacttggattgactgtgagagatgtcaatcagagagcccacccactctgcccattctccctcttcctcttccagagctggttcacttcctatagggactgaaaaccaagtgaggagatggtgagtgaaggagcagcttttatacaaattgtatcccataatatccacaccaatcttcaggcagtctgactatcctgtgggcagtcaggggtggaaatgtcccttatgctgtgtgagaagatccagctgagagagctgtttactcggtgctttgtgctgaactgtgtgactggagctgtgtgttagatattgagtgtgtttattggaagcatttcccCCTGATTTCCGGCTGAGGTTTGTAATTGGCTCATTCCTGAATATGAGAAGGCGAGGTGTAATTATCTGGGAGGTGCAGCGTCAgaaagttatacagcatggaaacagacccttcggtccaaccagtccatgccgaacataattccaaactaaactagtcccaccatatccctccaaatctttccaattcacgtacctacccaaatgtcttttaaacattgtaattttacTCACAtttaccaccttttcaggaagttcattccacatatgaaccaccctttCTCAAAAAAAAGTACACTTCATCGttttaaatctatctcctctcaccataaaaatgtgccccctcagcttgaaatcccccatcttggggaaaagacaactaccattaactttgtgtatacctctcattatttttatgaacttctgtcaggttgcctctcaatctcctatctTCCAGTGaagagtcccagcctgtccagcctttctgtATATGTCAAACTTTCCAcacccagtaacatcctggtaaatgtcttctgaaccctccaGCTTAATACTATTGTCCCTATAACTGAGTGACCAgcactggacacagtattccagatgaggcCTCACCTTTATTGATTTCCTATTGTTGAGTTCTGTGTCTGGTGGGAGCTGGTTAGTATCCTGTGGACCATTGATTGATAAATGATTTGCAGAATGGAGGCAACCTTTTCCTGGGTCCTGGTGATTAGCACTGTCTGTGTCTCTCATTGCCCCCCACATACCCCTCCAATCATACATACCCAGTcacccttcacacacacacacacacacacaaaacacctTAACTGGTCTTGCCATTTAAGTatagtggcaacaagagcaggtcagcagctAGGAATCCTGTGGTGAGTAGCTAACCCAagtccccaaagcttgtccaccatctataagaaggagaaagtgaggtctgcagatgctggagatcagagatggaaatgtgttgctggaagagcgcagcaggtcaggcagcatctagggaacaggagaatcgacgttaagtcaggaatgtgatggaatactttccgcCTGACTGGATGACTGCAACTCTGAAAACACTTGGGAAACTTGACACTGTTCAGGACAAACCTGCCCACGTGATTGTCACCCCAttgaccaccttcaacattcattccacCAGTGAGGCACACTTGCATAGTGTATAACGTTCTCAATTATAAgcggaggcaatggcctagtggtattatcgcaagactattaatccataaattcagctaatgttctggtttaaatcccaccatggcagatggtgtaatttgaattcaataaaaaaatctggaattaccaccataaaaccattgttgatttttgCAAAAATTCATTTGGTTTTTGGGAagggaatctgtcatccttacatggtctggtttatatgtaactccagacccagagcaatgtggttggcttttaactgccctcagggcaattagggatgtgcaatcaatgctggcctagcctgaggtgcccacatgccatgaatgaatttaaaaatatcagcTTGGCCAACCTCCTCGCTAGGTGGGTCTTATTACAATTTTTCACTTAGTTGGGAGGAGTATGCAAACTTTAGAAAGGCAAGGTTTGAAGGTTTGTTATGAATGTGAACCTGTATTTCAGGGGGTGGGAAGTGGTTGGAGGCTGGGGAGAAACAATTCCAATCCATTAAATTGATCATTTCCatgaaaaattattaaaaatgacaTTTCAAAACTTCTAGCCAGCACAACAAACTTGCTGTCTGGTTAAGAAGCAAAAATGTGGAGTGGCCAGGTCTCAAATCCTGGTCACCAGGCAAGGGAGGAGGAGAGACCTACCCAACTATGATCCTACCTATACCATCTCACTCCCTACTCATACCTTGCCTCTATATCACAAACACCCCAGGACCGACTCCACTTCCCCTCACACATGACCTGACTCTTGCTCTCCATGCCACCTCCCCATAGCAGAGCAACAATTCCCAACCCttccaacagcaccttctaaacctgcaaCCTTTATCATTGAAAGGACAAGAGcttcagatacatgggaacatcatcactgCAAATTGCCGTCCAAACTATGCACTAACCTGACCTGAGACTACTTCACTGATCTGTCACTGTTACTGGCAATCAATCTACACCAGATGAACTGAAGCAGTTCCAGAAGGCTTCTCAtgggcagttaaggatgggcaatgaatgctaggTAGTCAGATCCTTTGAAAGTATAAAACAAAAAATTACCAAGGAGTTGGACCCTTCAGCAAAGGAGGAGAAGGAGTTGGAGGAAATCAtgtttctcttcctgttttaCAGAAGGATTGCACTGTACTACACCAGAGAATACAGAGAAGATAGACACTGCAGACAGATCCTGACCATCATCCAAGGAACAACTGCTCAGCTGTGGAAAGACATCCAATTCCTTCACAGCATTGCTCAACACAGAGAAGGTTGAGCAGTGAAACTATCATCTGGAAATCGTTCAGATCAGAGGAGCTCTGACACATCATCAGATCTGAAACTGGTCAGTGATGTGGAGCCTTTAATCAGAACCGGCCTTTCTGATTCTTCAGCTGTGGGCGATCGATCAGAGTGAGGCCGGGAAAAGGAGGAAGTGgccccaatcttcactgactcATTCCGACAAGGTGGAAACTGTTCATGTGAGGTGTGTAAGgaggattccacaggctcacacaATCTAGCACAAAGGCTGCATCACTAAACAGCCACCTGGTGGAAAAAAACCATTCGAGTGTGAGATGTGTGACCAGGGTTTCATGCAGTCATCGATGCTCACGAAACACCGAAATATCCATAGTCgggagaagccattcacttgTGGAGTGTGCAATAAATCATTCTCTCGGTCATCGCACCTTCGCAATCACCGATATGTTCATACAGGAGAGAAACCATTTAAATGTGAAGTTTGTGATAAAGCTTTTGCAACATCTACGACCCTCCTGACTCAtcaacgcattcacacaggggagaaacccttCAGCTGTCAGGTTTGTGACAAATCTTTCATTCACTCTTCTGATCTGCAGATACACCAAAggatccacacaggggagaaaccttACAGGTGTGACATATGTGACCAAGCCTTCGCACACTCGTTGACTCTTGTGACTCACCGgcgcattcacactggggagaaaccattcaagtgcAAGTCGTGTGAAAAATCATTCTCACAGTCATCACACCTCCGCTTGCACCTacgcattcacactggggagaaaccattcgcATGTGAAgtttgtgacaaatcattctcgcAATCATCGCACCTCCGCATCCACCAACGCATCCAtacaggagagaaaccattcataTGCAAAGTGTGTCACAAATCATTCTCGCAATTATCGAACTTCCGACTCCACCAGttcattcacacaggggagaaaccattcaggtGTGAAGTGTGTGACAAGTCATTCACCGACTCATCAACTCTCCGTGTACACCGTCGcactcacacaggggagaaaccattcacatgtgaagtgtgtgacaaatcattctcaaacTCATCGACCCTTCGTGTGCATCGACGTGTTCATACAGGGGCCAAACCATTTATGTGTGTCGTGTGCAAGAAATCATTCTCACAGTCGTCACACCTTAGGAGACACCAACGTTTAcatacaggggagaaaccattcagacGTGAGATTTCTAATTAGGCTTTTACTGACTCCTATGCTT
This genomic stretch from Chiloscyllium plagiosum isolate BGI_BamShark_2017 chromosome 37, ASM401019v2, whole genome shotgun sequence harbors:
- the LOC122541621 gene encoding zinc finger protein 239-like isoform X1; the encoded protein is MCDQGFMQSSMLTKHRNIHSREKPFTCGVCNKSFSRSSHLRNHRYVHTGEKPFKCEVCDKAFATSTTLLTHQRIHTGEKPFSCQVCDKSFIHSSDLQIHQRIHTGEKPYRCDICDQAFAHSLTLVTHRRIHTGEKPFKCKSCEKSFSQSSHLRLHLRIHTGEKPFACEVCDKSFSQSSHLRIHQRIHTGEKPFICKVCHKSFSQLSNFRLHQFIHTGEKPFRCEVCDKSFTDSSTLRVHRRTHTGEKPFTCEVCDKSFSNSSTLRVHRRVHTGAKPFMCVVCKKSFSQSSHLRRHQRLHTGEKPFRREISN